The following coding sequences are from one Diabrotica virgifera virgifera chromosome 2, PGI_DIABVI_V3a window:
- the LOC114327274 gene encoding transient receptor potential channel pyrexia isoform X1 has translation MWTFRKKTKSLEATRQKRKESYEMVSASENHTFYGMDNYGLQDSSCNSKRLGRSVSVNVDATNLHLYRTPTSNTILRWKKVIDDSENIFEEELPSDDFEYMECGPSPPADHTPHIYESFEEFSTSADLTVQICHDTIKTNLLEHMKVSSGRHQLLDDIESKKIQKDNLQDHFKGASKVEINTAFLWAAFMKRHDLLDGFLNLGADLHYFEPSQGLSAIHLTSFSGCVQGTKFLIAKSCDVNSLYKCYSPLHCAAFGDSPETALILLNNDANVQTLTNSPHSSHESVLHCAVRANAIACVKLFTQEGADVAQSEISGFSPVHLAADLGHPQCLKILLEPKKFKVNTKTKDKEQTPLHLAAESGYVDCIEILLDNGADANIRNHRQQSPLHLAARAQAYDCVEMLLRKGNSNPNMGDCDKRTPLHCAVGKAARSYDIIEILVNYGADINTKDQYGYAPLHIAALNELSQCVEVLVYHGADVTAKSKFGMTALGIITRKTPASLAMITQKLDSAITLHHHPESSNREVELRLDFRGILQYCHPREISFLNTFVDEGQKEILLHPLCSAFLYLKWEKIRKYYIARMLFCFIFVLSLSLYVLTALAHNCYNHGKNMNDTQPQNVIELCEKKSMMGHMLRNNPFVIEMQWFVLVGITGCEILRKLYGLAGYPSVRQYLSHPENIIEWTVIASVFVISFIYTGRTYTWQNHVGAFAVLFGWTNLMLMVGQLPVFGSYVAMYTRVQGEFAKLLLAYSCLLIGFTISFCVMFPDSSTFANPFIGLITVMVMMTGELSLDLLVDDDPEDPPFLLEVSAQVTYILFLLFVTVILMNLLVGIAVHDIQGLQKTAGLSKLVRQTKLISYMELALFNGYLPQYLLNLLHWTALVSPKAYRVVLNVKPLNPREKRLPKDILKAAHDIAKQRKNYGHTISSRASEMAYSKKVVNNNLDQNSEIMDCNTALPLLHSKIEKNSEQVEHLSKEIRELKSVIESNQRLVEQLLNTILQNRKNSKC, from the coding sequence TGAAATGGTGTCCGCCTCAGAAAATCACACGTTCTATGGGATGGACAACTACGGCTTACAAGATTCCAGCTGCAACTCGAAAAGATTGGGTAGGTCCGTTAGCGTCAATGTAGACGCTACAAATCTACACCTCTATCGGACTCCTACTTCCAACACTATCCTGCGTTGGAAAAAGGTTATAGACGATTCAGAAAACATTTTCGAAGAAGAGCTTCCCTCAGATGACTTCGAATACATGGAATGTGGTCCTTCACCTCCTGCTGACCACACACCGCACATCTACGAGAGCTTCGAAGAGTTTTCTACCAGTGCCGATCTAACCGTTCAAATATGTCACGATACCATCAAGACCAATCTTTTAGAGCACATGAAAGTATCTTCCGGCCGGCATCAGCTTTTAGATGATATAGAAAGTAAAAAAATACAGAAGGATAATTTACAAGATCACTTTAAAGGTGCTTCCAAGGTAGAGATTAACACCGCATTCTTATGGGCTGCTTTTATGAAAAGACATGATTTACTAGATGGTTTTCTTAATTTAGGAGCTGACTTGCACTACTTTGAACCGAGTCAAGGACTGAGTGCAATACATTTGACCTCGTTTAGTGGATGTGTTCAAGGAACCAAATTTCTTATAGCCAAAAGCTGTGATGTTAATTCGCTGTATAAGTGCTATAGTCCTTTACATTGTGCTGCATTTGGTGATAGTCCAGAGACAGCTTTAATACTACTCAACAATGATGCTAATGTCCAAACTCTTACCAACAGCCCACACAGCTCCCACGAAAGTGTCTTACATTGTGCTGTGCGAGCTAACGCTATAGCTTGCGTTAAGCTATTTACCCAAGAAGGTGCTGACGTTGCCCAAAGTGAAATCTCAGGTTTTTCCCCAGTTCATCTAGCAGCTGATTTGGGCCATCCACAGTGCTTAAAAATATTGCTGGAACCAAAAAAATTCAAAGTAAATACAAAAACGAAAGATAAGGAACAAACACCTCTACATTTAGCAGCTGAAAGTGGTTATGTTGATTGTATAGAGATTCTTCTCGATAATGGTGCGGATGCGAATATCAGAAACCATAGACAACAATCCCCCTTACATCTGGCAGCTAGAGCTCAGGCTTATGACTGTGTTGAGATGCTCCTTAGAAAAGGAAATTCAAATCCTAACATGGGAGACTGTGATAAGAGAACACCTCTACATTGCGCTGTGGGCAAGGCAGCCCGATCTTACGACATAATAGAAATTTTAGTGAATTATGGTGCAGACATTAATACTAAAGACCAGTATGGATACGCACCTTTACATATAGCAGCTCTAAATGAATTGTCACAGTGTGTAGAAGTTTTAGTATATCATGGTGCTGATGTTACAGCTAAATCAAAATTTGGTATGACTGCATTGGGTATAATCACACGGAAAACGCCAGCTTCTCTAGCAATGATTACTCAAAAATTAGATTCAGCTATAACTTTACACCATCATCCTGAGTCATCTAACAGAGAAGTAGAACTGCGTCTGGATTTTAGAGGGATATTACAATATTGCCACCCTAGAGAAATAAGCTTCTTGAATACGTTTGTAGATGAAGGGCAAAAAGAAATTCTGTTGCATCCGTTATGTTCTGCTTTTCTCTACCTAAAATGGGAAAAAATTAGAAAGTATTACATAGCAAGAATgttgttttgttttatatttgTGTTAAGTTTATCGTTATATGTATTAACAGCTCTGGCGCATAACTGTTATAACCATGGTAAGAATATGAATGATACTCAACCGCAAAATGTCATAGAACTTTGTGAAAAGAAATCAATGATGGGCCATATGCTTCGGAACAACCCGTTTGTTATAGAGATGCAATGGTTTGTGCTAGTTGGTATTACAGGTTGCGAAATACTTAGGAAACTCTACGGATTGGCAGGATACCCATCGGTAAGGCAATATCTTTCACACCCTGAAAATATCATAGAATGGACAGTTATAGCAAGTGTTTTTGTCATCTCTTTCATTTATACTGGTCGTACCTATACCTGGCAGAATCATGTAGGTGCTTTCGCTGTACTCTTTGGTTGGACTAATTTGATGTTAATGGTTGGGCAGCTTCCAGTTTTTGGATCATACGTTGCAATGTACACGAGAGTGCAAGGCGAATTTGCAAAATTACTCTTAGCTTACTCATGTCTACTTATAGGGTTTACCATAAGCTTCTGTGTTATGTTTCCAGACTCATCAACTTTTGCTAACCCCTTCATTGGTCTAATTACTGTCATGGTAATGATGACTGGTGAATTAAGCTTAGATCTTTTGGTTGATGATGATCCGGAAGATCCACCATTTTTATTAGAAGTTAGTGCTCAAGTgacatatattttatttttattattcgtAACTGTAATTTTAATGAATCTACTTGTAGGTATAGCTGTACATGATATTCAAGGTTTGCAGAAAACTGCTGGATTGTCAAAATTAGTTAGACAGACTAAATTGATTTCATATATGGAGCTTGCTCTGTTCAATGGTTATTTACCTCAATACTTGCTAAATTTATTACACTGGACTGCTTTGGTTTCACCGAAAGCGTACAGGGTGGTTTTAAATGTGAAACCTCTGAATCCTCGGGAAAAAAGGTTGCCGAAAGATATATTAAAAGCAGCACATGACATTGCCAAACAGCGTAAAAACTATGGGCATACCATTTCGTCTAGAGCAAGCGAAATGGCTTATTCAAAAAAAGTTGTCAATAACAACCTCGATCAAAATTCTGAAATTATGGATTGTAATACAGCGTTGCCACTTTTACATAGTAAGATTGAAAAAAATAGTGAGCAAGTTGAACATTTAAGCAAAGAAATTAGAGAACTAAAGAGTGTCATTGAATCAAATCAGAGGCTCGTCGAGCAATTATTAAATACTATTttacaaaatagaaaaaatagtAAATGTTAA
- the LOC114327274 gene encoding transient receptor potential channel pyrexia isoform X2 has protein sequence MVSASENHTFYGMDNYGLQDSSCNSKRLGRSVSVNVDATNLHLYRTPTSNTILRWKKVIDDSENIFEEELPSDDFEYMECGPSPPADHTPHIYESFEEFSTSADLTVQICHDTIKTNLLEHMKVSSGRHQLLDDIESKKIQKDNLQDHFKGASKVEINTAFLWAAFMKRHDLLDGFLNLGADLHYFEPSQGLSAIHLTSFSGCVQGTKFLIAKSCDVNSLYKCYSPLHCAAFGDSPETALILLNNDANVQTLTNSPHSSHESVLHCAVRANAIACVKLFTQEGADVAQSEISGFSPVHLAADLGHPQCLKILLEPKKFKVNTKTKDKEQTPLHLAAESGYVDCIEILLDNGADANIRNHRQQSPLHLAARAQAYDCVEMLLRKGNSNPNMGDCDKRTPLHCAVGKAARSYDIIEILVNYGADINTKDQYGYAPLHIAALNELSQCVEVLVYHGADVTAKSKFGMTALGIITRKTPASLAMITQKLDSAITLHHHPESSNREVELRLDFRGILQYCHPREISFLNTFVDEGQKEILLHPLCSAFLYLKWEKIRKYYIARMLFCFIFVLSLSLYVLTALAHNCYNHGKNMNDTQPQNVIELCEKKSMMGHMLRNNPFVIEMQWFVLVGITGCEILRKLYGLAGYPSVRQYLSHPENIIEWTVIASVFVISFIYTGRTYTWQNHVGAFAVLFGWTNLMLMVGQLPVFGSYVAMYTRVQGEFAKLLLAYSCLLIGFTISFCVMFPDSSTFANPFIGLITVMVMMTGELSLDLLVDDDPEDPPFLLEVSAQVTYILFLLFVTVILMNLLVGIAVHDIQGLQKTAGLSKLVRQTKLISYMELALFNGYLPQYLLNLLHWTALVSPKAYRVVLNVKPLNPREKRLPKDILKAAHDIAKQRKNYGHTISSRASEMAYSKKVVNNNLDQNSEIMDCNTALPLLHSKIEKNSEQVEHLSKEIRELKSVIESNQRLVEQLLNTILQNRKNSKC, from the coding sequence ATGGTGTCCGCCTCAGAAAATCACACGTTCTATGGGATGGACAACTACGGCTTACAAGATTCCAGCTGCAACTCGAAAAGATTGGGTAGGTCCGTTAGCGTCAATGTAGACGCTACAAATCTACACCTCTATCGGACTCCTACTTCCAACACTATCCTGCGTTGGAAAAAGGTTATAGACGATTCAGAAAACATTTTCGAAGAAGAGCTTCCCTCAGATGACTTCGAATACATGGAATGTGGTCCTTCACCTCCTGCTGACCACACACCGCACATCTACGAGAGCTTCGAAGAGTTTTCTACCAGTGCCGATCTAACCGTTCAAATATGTCACGATACCATCAAGACCAATCTTTTAGAGCACATGAAAGTATCTTCCGGCCGGCATCAGCTTTTAGATGATATAGAAAGTAAAAAAATACAGAAGGATAATTTACAAGATCACTTTAAAGGTGCTTCCAAGGTAGAGATTAACACCGCATTCTTATGGGCTGCTTTTATGAAAAGACATGATTTACTAGATGGTTTTCTTAATTTAGGAGCTGACTTGCACTACTTTGAACCGAGTCAAGGACTGAGTGCAATACATTTGACCTCGTTTAGTGGATGTGTTCAAGGAACCAAATTTCTTATAGCCAAAAGCTGTGATGTTAATTCGCTGTATAAGTGCTATAGTCCTTTACATTGTGCTGCATTTGGTGATAGTCCAGAGACAGCTTTAATACTACTCAACAATGATGCTAATGTCCAAACTCTTACCAACAGCCCACACAGCTCCCACGAAAGTGTCTTACATTGTGCTGTGCGAGCTAACGCTATAGCTTGCGTTAAGCTATTTACCCAAGAAGGTGCTGACGTTGCCCAAAGTGAAATCTCAGGTTTTTCCCCAGTTCATCTAGCAGCTGATTTGGGCCATCCACAGTGCTTAAAAATATTGCTGGAACCAAAAAAATTCAAAGTAAATACAAAAACGAAAGATAAGGAACAAACACCTCTACATTTAGCAGCTGAAAGTGGTTATGTTGATTGTATAGAGATTCTTCTCGATAATGGTGCGGATGCGAATATCAGAAACCATAGACAACAATCCCCCTTACATCTGGCAGCTAGAGCTCAGGCTTATGACTGTGTTGAGATGCTCCTTAGAAAAGGAAATTCAAATCCTAACATGGGAGACTGTGATAAGAGAACACCTCTACATTGCGCTGTGGGCAAGGCAGCCCGATCTTACGACATAATAGAAATTTTAGTGAATTATGGTGCAGACATTAATACTAAAGACCAGTATGGATACGCACCTTTACATATAGCAGCTCTAAATGAATTGTCACAGTGTGTAGAAGTTTTAGTATATCATGGTGCTGATGTTACAGCTAAATCAAAATTTGGTATGACTGCATTGGGTATAATCACACGGAAAACGCCAGCTTCTCTAGCAATGATTACTCAAAAATTAGATTCAGCTATAACTTTACACCATCATCCTGAGTCATCTAACAGAGAAGTAGAACTGCGTCTGGATTTTAGAGGGATATTACAATATTGCCACCCTAGAGAAATAAGCTTCTTGAATACGTTTGTAGATGAAGGGCAAAAAGAAATTCTGTTGCATCCGTTATGTTCTGCTTTTCTCTACCTAAAATGGGAAAAAATTAGAAAGTATTACATAGCAAGAATgttgttttgttttatatttgTGTTAAGTTTATCGTTATATGTATTAACAGCTCTGGCGCATAACTGTTATAACCATGGTAAGAATATGAATGATACTCAACCGCAAAATGTCATAGAACTTTGTGAAAAGAAATCAATGATGGGCCATATGCTTCGGAACAACCCGTTTGTTATAGAGATGCAATGGTTTGTGCTAGTTGGTATTACAGGTTGCGAAATACTTAGGAAACTCTACGGATTGGCAGGATACCCATCGGTAAGGCAATATCTTTCACACCCTGAAAATATCATAGAATGGACAGTTATAGCAAGTGTTTTTGTCATCTCTTTCATTTATACTGGTCGTACCTATACCTGGCAGAATCATGTAGGTGCTTTCGCTGTACTCTTTGGTTGGACTAATTTGATGTTAATGGTTGGGCAGCTTCCAGTTTTTGGATCATACGTTGCAATGTACACGAGAGTGCAAGGCGAATTTGCAAAATTACTCTTAGCTTACTCATGTCTACTTATAGGGTTTACCATAAGCTTCTGTGTTATGTTTCCAGACTCATCAACTTTTGCTAACCCCTTCATTGGTCTAATTACTGTCATGGTAATGATGACTGGTGAATTAAGCTTAGATCTTTTGGTTGATGATGATCCGGAAGATCCACCATTTTTATTAGAAGTTAGTGCTCAAGTgacatatattttatttttattattcgtAACTGTAATTTTAATGAATCTACTTGTAGGTATAGCTGTACATGATATTCAAGGTTTGCAGAAAACTGCTGGATTGTCAAAATTAGTTAGACAGACTAAATTGATTTCATATATGGAGCTTGCTCTGTTCAATGGTTATTTACCTCAATACTTGCTAAATTTATTACACTGGACTGCTTTGGTTTCACCGAAAGCGTACAGGGTGGTTTTAAATGTGAAACCTCTGAATCCTCGGGAAAAAAGGTTGCCGAAAGATATATTAAAAGCAGCACATGACATTGCCAAACAGCGTAAAAACTATGGGCATACCATTTCGTCTAGAGCAAGCGAAATGGCTTATTCAAAAAAAGTTGTCAATAACAACCTCGATCAAAATTCTGAAATTATGGATTGTAATACAGCGTTGCCACTTTTACATAGTAAGATTGAAAAAAATAGTGAGCAAGTTGAACATTTAAGCAAAGAAATTAGAGAACTAAAGAGTGTCATTGAATCAAATCAGAGGCTCGTCGAGCAATTATTAAATACTATTttacaaaatagaaaaaatagtAAATGTTAA